The following nucleotide sequence is from Roseivirga sp. BDSF3-8.
TCAGCACGTTTTTAAGAAGTGTACAGGCCACTCCCCTGCCGCATTTCGGGCCGCCCCGGATAAACAGTCTGCCTAAAGGGAAAAATTCAGCCCTTTCCGGGAAATATTGCCTCTTACCCCCTCGTAAAAGACCCGTTAATCAGTAGGAAAGCATTAATAAACCAAACATTAACTACTGATTATTATGGCAACGCATTTTAATGTACCTACTACAGAAGAAGTAAGCGAAGGCAACAAAGCGATCTTCAGCAACCTGGAAAAAGGCCTCGGCTTTGTTCCTAATCTCTACGCCACCTTCGCCTATAATGACACCGCCCTTGGTGACTACCTTACCCTTCAAAATCGTAAATCGACCCTGACGGCCAAAGAAAGAGAAGTGATAAACCTGGTAGTTTCCCAGGTAAACGAATGTAACTACTGCCTTGCCGCCCATACCGCCCTGGCCAAAAACCTGAAATTCTCTGATGAGGAAATACTGAGCATACGTACCGGCGAACTTCCCGGCAACCAAAAGCTGAACGCCCTGGCAGGACTGGTAAAAGAAATTGCCCGTAACCGCGGCACTGTCTCAGAGGATAAGCTCGACGCCTTCTTTGCCGAAGGCTATACCAAGGCAAACCTCGTGGATGTGATCATCGTCATCGGCGATAAGATCATAAGCAACTACCTGCATAAAACAACTCGTGTGCCCGTAGACTTCCCCGCGGCTCCCGCCCTGGAAACACAGCCTGCCTGAGAGCAGGTCACAGCGCCTCACAATCGTCCATGTGAAGTAAGAAGCATCCGCCTGCCAGCGGGTGCTTTTTCTATTATCATAAGCCATACCAGAGACTCGATCCTTCATTTCCCCCTTACATGCCTATATTAGCACAAACCGTCACACAATTCTGTGAAATACATCCTCCGGCATATAGTTTCAGTAGTCTTTTTAGCCTCACTGATGCAGTGCACCGAAAAGCCAGCCACCAACCCCTTCACCCTGCCGGAAAATGCCGGCCATCTCGTAGCAGGAGATTCAGCCATGACCTGGAAGCTTGCCCGCCGTTTTAATGGCGATACGCGCATGAATATGGGCGATTGCTTTCTCTCCTACCGTATTACCTATCGGGCAGATAACACCATGCAGGATAATAATGGCGAGCATTCCGGTTGCGGCCCCACCCTCGCCGGCACCTGGAAGTTCGCCAGAGACAAGTCCGGCAATGCCTTACCTTAAGTGGTATAGCCACCAGCTACCCGCACTGATGAATACTGAAGCCACCGATAAGGCTTTTAAGATCATGAGGCTGCAGGAAGATCAGATGGTCCTCAAATTCAGCCATAGCCAGTACACCGATAAGCCCCGGGTCATCACCGACGTGTATGTACCCGAAGGCACCCCTGTGGAAGACCGTGAGTTTCACTGGTAATAGGTATCCTGCTTTAAGCTTTGGCCGGCCTGCTGATAGCCGTACGGGAGTCCGGTTTAGTACTATTCTAAAAACAAAGGCCCCTGCCCGGTGTATGGACAGAGGCCTCTTATCAGCGCTGGCAGCTTCTTTATTCGCCAGCCTCTTTGATCACTTTACCCCCCTTCATCACAAAGGCCACACGCGTCATCGTGCTTATATCTTCCAGCGGGTTTTCAGGAGTTGCCACCAGGTCAGCCATCTTGCCTTCCTCCAGGCTGCCGATCATTTCATCAGCCCCCAGTACCTTAGCCGCTACCGAAGTAGCCGACTGTATCGCCTCCATCTCCGGCATGCCACCTTCTACCATCAGCTCAAACTCGCGGCCGTTTAGTCCGTGCACAAATACCCCCGCATCCGTGCCAAACACAATGTTTACCCCTTTTTTATAGGCTTTGGCAAAAGTACCCTGTATCTGCGGACCCACCGCCAGGGCCTTAGGCACTACGATGTCCGGATAGTAGTAGCCCGGGACTTTGGCCGAGTCAGCCACCGTACGCCCCGCCGTCAGGGTCGGCACCAGGTAAGCCCCCTTCTCTATCATCAGGTCCATTACCTCATCATTCATGTAGCTGCCGTGCTCTATCGTTGTCACCCCGGCCATCACTGCGCGCTTCATGCCTTCCGCTCCGTGCGCGTGCGCCGCTACATGCATGCCGTAGTCATGGGCCGTCTCCACAATTGCCTCCAGTTCATCCATTCTGAACTGCGGGCCACTGCCGTCCTTAGCCACGCTCAGCACCCCGCCCGTAGCCGTAATTTTGATCATGTCCGCTCCGTTCTTATAGCGCTGGCGTACCGCCTCACGCGCTTCCGCCGGCCCGTTTATCACCCCTTCGTTCGG
It contains:
- a CDS encoding carboxymuconolactone decarboxylase family protein, giving the protein MATHFNVPTTEEVSEGNKAIFSNLEKGLGFVPNLYATFAYNDTALGDYLTLQNRKSTLTAKEREVINLVVSQVNECNYCLAAHTALAKNLKFSDEEILSIRTGELPGNQKLNALAGLVKEIARNRGTVSEDKLDAFFAEGYTKANLVDVIIVIGDKIISNYLHKTTRVPVDFPAAPALETQPA
- a CDS encoding amidohydrolase family protein, coding for MQLKTILPVLSALLLLSLTALGQRTIIHAGTMIDGVSKKAKEEMSIIVEGDRITSIEKGYVTAGAGDEVIDMKGMTVMPGLIDMHVHLENQTSPDNYTKRFLYNEADIAFASLAYAKATLDAGFTTVRDVGGTGVNIALRNAINKGLVTGPRIYTSGKSIATTGGHADPTNGMKRDLMGTPGPNEGVINGPAEAREAVRQRYKNGADMIKITATGGVLSVAKDGSGPQFRMDELEAIVETAHDYGMHVAAHAHGAEGMKRAVMAGVTTIEHGSYMNDEVMDLMIEKGAYLVPTLTAGRTVADSAKVPGYYYPDIVVPKALAVGPQIQGTFAKAYKKGVNIVFGTDAGVFVHGLNGREFELMVEGGMPEMEAIQSATSVAAKVLGADEMIGSLEEGKMADLVATPENPLEDISTMTRVAFVMKGGKVIKEAGE